The sequence GAGCAAGAGGCTTACTGTGTTCTACTCCATATTTATACCCCCCTGCTTGTGGTATGGATCTATGGCCTTAAGTAACAAGCTTAAGGCAGTCAATTGTTTTGGTTAAATTAATATAGTGTTGACTATTAGTCATAGGTCACCAACAcatttgtaaaattaataatgCAGAATGACAAAACACTAGTGAACCAGGTTAGCCTTATACTAGGAGTCAATGGAGACACACCTTTCCTTCTGTAACCCCAATTAACATGTGCTAAACTTTTAGTTTAGCACCATTTAATTGGTATGGTTCAGAAGTAAAAGCGACACAAAGTAGTGGTAGAAAATGTATTCTTAAATAGTTTGCAGTTATATTTGGGGTATGGGTTGAGGTGCTAGGGCTTCGTTAAAAATTAAGTACTGAAATaaattactgacattgtaacagactagacaattgacaaattactgacattgtaaCAGACAAGAAAATTTCGCACTACATGCCTTAGACAACGGACTCTTGAATCTTGACACTACATGTCTATTATGGTGAGTGTTTATCGTAACAGTTGGCACACGGGCTTCTTTTTACTGCACCATATGGCCACTAGcttcttttagacattttgacaaCGGACTCATGACACTTGACACATATGTCTTACTATGGTGAGTGTTTATCGTAACAGTTGGCACATGGGCTTCTTTTTACTGCACCATATggccactggcttcttttagacattttgacaaCGAACTCATGACACTACATGTCTATTATGGTGAGGTTTTTATCGTAACGATTGGCCCACGGGCTTCTTTTTCCTGCACCATATGGCCACTGGcttcttttgacattttgacaacCGACTTTTGACAGTACATGACAATTAATGACAATTAAAcgtttgtctcattataacagacTGACATGAACTGACAGGCTCTATACTTACAAAATACTTAATTAACTCTATCACTGATGACAAAATAGACATCTGCACCTAAACCGGCTGATGAAGGAAGCCCAGCACCCCCAAATTTCCCCAAATTGAAAAACCAAGAGTTGACTGATATGTAGTCTTCTATAAGTACGGCATTAGCTACATACTATGATTTAACACAACACGTAATCGGAAATAAATATCTGCAACTAATAAACTGCTGTCATAttggaaaatatacaaagaatagTGCAACGTTTACAGTATCCTTACAGACGTTTGAAACTCAAAATTGTATATGTTAGGGGATTGTAATAACCTACATACTATATATACAAGTTAAACTCAGCTTAAGGCACAGACTTAATGTCCCAGATTTTTGTCAGTCCATTTAACTCTGCTATGCGAGTAGACCATTCTTTCAAAGCGTTGTCTGACAGGTGAATATACCTTCTGTAGCAATCACTACTCCAGCGTCCAAAAATCTTAATAGCGGAATCGGGTATCCCGCAGGAAGCTGCAGCCGAAGCACCACCAATGCGAAAACTATACGTGTTAATGTTAATATTGTTAGGCAAGCTTATTGTAAGAAATGAAGAAACAAACCTCCGGGTAACAAACTTTCCGTCACTAAACGTGAACCAGGGCCCTAGTTTGGTTCCTCTGAATGCTAGGTAATTTTAAAAGGCTCTGTAAGGACAAAGAGAGCCTCCAATTTTTGCTAAGCGAATCTTGCACCCTAGCCTAAACGGATCTGTTTTTGAGCACTTAAGGTTAATTACAGCATTTGAACCACACGTGGAAAAGGATATGTCAGCAGGTGTGAGGTGAGTTTCTGTATCAAAAGTGGACATGGCGGGGCAAACATACTCTGACACCCTTAACAGGCCAAAAATGCCACTAAGATAAGACAAGTCCACATTGCTTTGTCGTGGTTGgaaaacatagagttttttattatcattttacGCAGATCAGCTGGTGTAATTGGTAGTCTCTGAGAAGCAGAATTTGGATGACATCTTCTAATGCCATGCAAAACATAGTACGGGCGACTCATGTGGGCTATCTTCGTGTTAAAGCCACGTACTACACTCTCGTACTGAACCCCACAAAGATAGACTTTAATAGTGGCAAATTTGACGCGTCTTGCCAAATATGTCACAAACAGTTGAAGTGTTGATTCTGTCAGAGGAAAGGTAGGTACGGATGTAGcttcacaaaaaattttaaaggagagATATTCTGACCGATATGTTGCCCTGGTGTTTGTTGAAATGGACAAgtttaaataatgacttaaatCTCTTTGAAGAGTTGTAGTATCGATGAAGGAATTGGTGTTGGATCTGCTTCAGCTTCTGGGCATAGACGTTTGAAGTGTTGTACCTGCAATCGAGACAAAAGATCTGCATAAGTATTGTGCTGGCCTTTAATGTGGCGTACCAGGAGGTTTATATTGTGTTCTGCtgtgtagaaaaataaaaaacgtacAAGATGCATGATGTTTGGACAACGACACGACCCAGAGGACCACACATGAACAATAGCCAAATTATCTGTGTAAAACACTAATTGCTTGTTTTTCCATGCCTCGCCTCAAGAAAAAACTGCTACAACTATGGCCAATAACTCAATGAAGGTGATACTATACTTATGAGTAAGGTTTAAGGTAATTGAAAACCATgcaccagaaaaaaatcctccTATGCCTACTCCAGAAGCATCAGTAAAAAGATTTATGGAAGAGGAGTCTAACGTTTCAGTGTGGATAATAGCGATGCCATTCCAAGTGGGGAGAAACTCACACCACCATTGAATATCCTTGCGAGACTCTGTTGTAAGAGAAGTATGATGGTGCAAGGAATGAACTGTAGTGGAGAGATCAATAATACGTCGTAAGAACATTCGACCACATTTCGCAACCTTACACGCAAAAGACAAAGACCCTATGAGAGATAACAGTTCTCTCTTTGTGCATTTCTTCTTCCCTAACCATTTATGAAGTGAAGATAGCAATTCAGTGAACTTATCTTGTGGGAGACGAACAACAAAATTTACTGTGTCTATTTCAATGCCCAGGTATGTAATTACTT is a genomic window of Hydractinia symbiolongicarpus strain clone_291-10 chromosome 14, HSymV2.1, whole genome shotgun sequence containing:
- the LOC130625059 gene encoding uncharacterized protein LOC130625059, translated to MVGPCQVITYLGIEIDTVNFVVRLPQDKFTELLSSLHKWLGKKKCTKRELLSLIGSLSFACKVAKCGRMFLRRIIDLSTTVHSLHHHTSLTTESRKDIQWWCEFLPTWNGIAIIHTETLDSSSINLFTDASGAWKNKQLVFYTDNLAIVHVWSSGSCRCPNIMHLVRFLFFYTAEHNINLLVRHIKGQHNTYADLLSRLQVQHFKRLCPEAEADPTPIPSSILQLFKEI